A portion of the Caenorhabditis elegans chromosome III genome contains these proteins:
- the F56C9.10 gene encoding BCAS3 WD40 domain-containing protein (Confirmed by transcript evidence) yields MPPNANSVGGPKKKNKKNHQRPQQQHQQTQPQPLPEEEQPENPIKKDPKPEVLEEVVEKNREEDKEKVEETVAPTIEKEKNISGDLLDFSSSDKSSLSSRPNVKDSPEEDEDAVPVVNRTTTSPPTSPPSQTAVEQDSLQAEEMLVDMSLDDAPAAPPRKPHQRSAPPPIPSMNTIMTKPRTNSVSYIKGQVVRQSAVEQQTLANQVVDLVAMGMSKGQTQSSQITAEKAEWVQLTSVEKAGEPNERLEVLIVGLCRGYQIWTMSQSGEFEEVLSERQGPVRALKVLPNNLKLRGKKDSFADSRPLIAMVDASSHHPDRQYCSVTIISLLTGREVHKIKFEEPVCAVNVSDQFLVVSLANMAYAYDILTFNEVRTIRTAPSCENSPPALSLSCQLLAYADTSLDLNLQSSGGLAAEVEATSSEKYTDHIYTAMSYFSRSVKTISESVGAGSGSSTKANQPQGVITVLNLAVSGEDESDGVMCHYVAHVDPISYIAFSPDQRLVLSADANANVFNIFLLMPHATSSSLAAVQHLYKLNRGSTPAKVVSTAFSEDCRWLAITTNHATTHVFAVCPFGGKPNQRTHGDTFVNKESRFHRSAGLTDAADVTASIGPSKHRAMADSCSYTKEHPIAVNSPTLAKTNGNSRVGPFPPPLLLVATEKIKDSRYTKEDLSAWAADMTSFSYPAAQASSSPAVAARRRLEVSRMSVMFRMKSYNSTTSTKTAKTTKMLMSMSLVIAKVDPAQGVIVTQHDIKSLRKEGETNMEASPQISVAPVGGWILQRTKNNADMHAPMPSASPLMAFATVETVPAKRIGDEDVWTPHVETRTYLPPHRWIWQGPQFELFEYREDDQPSLMSPGNKGSNASFKSIPVLVGSEAVNITMKTIPADATRIECGSYTSANSYSIDQGSDQPVIGGYSSATNGDYIASIADAMRDISSDDDSTKKKSPKNDDLIEEFFDTESSTPFARNGSGSSSSTGATGGKSLKKKKTPPASAPLPTSSTKSSQKDKKVQNGRERSKDSDDFGTFDMDDI; encoded by the exons gaaaaccCCATCAAGAAGGACCCAAAACCAGAAGTTTTAGAAGAAGTAGTAGAGAAGAATCGAGAAGAAGACAaagaaaaagtagaagaaaCGGTGGCTCCGACcatcgaaaaagaaaaaaacattagcgGGGATCTTTTGGATTTCAGCTCTTCGGATAAGAGTAGTTTGAGTAGCAGACCG aatGTGAAGGATTCGCCGGAAGAAGACGAGGACGCCGTTCCAGTGGTCAATAGGACCACAACGTCTCCTCCAACATCCCCACCGTCCCAAACAGCAGTTGAACAGGATTCTTTACAAGCTGAAGAAATGCTTGTCGATATGTCACTTGACGATGCTCCAGCTGCACCTCCAAGAAAACCACATCAGAGATCAGCACCACCACCAATTCCGTCAATGAATACGATAATGACAAAGCCAAGAACCAACTCAGTTTCTTATATCAAGGGACAAGTCGTTCGACAATCTGCTGTAGAACAACAAACTCTCGCCAATCAAGTGGTTGATTTAGTTGCGATGGGAATGTCAAAGGGACAGACACAAAGTTCACAAATAACTGCTGAAAAGGCCGAATGGGTGCAATTAACATCTGTGGAGAAAGCAGGAGAACCGAATGAAAGGCTTGAAGTGCTGATTGTTGGATTATGTCGAGGATATCAAATCTGGACGATGAGT CAAAGCGGCGAATTCGAAGAGGTTCTATCAGAAAGACAAGGACCCGTGAGAGCTTTGAAAGTGCTTCCAAATAATCTTAAACTCCGTGGAAAGAAAGATTCATTCGCCGATTCCCGTCCACTTATTGCAATGGTTGATGCTTCTTCTCATCACCCTGATCGACAGTACTGCTCGGTCACCATCATCTCATTGTTAACTGGACGAGAAGTTCATAAAATCAAGTTCGAAGAGCCAGTTTGTGCTGTTAATGTGTCAGATCAATTTTTGGTCGTCTCTCTTGCAAATATGGCGTATGCCTATGACATTCTAACATTCAATGAAGTTAGGACCATTCGAACTGCACCATCCTGCGAAAACAGTCCGCCAGCACTTTCCCTGTCTTGCCAACTTTTGGCATATGCTGACACTAGt CTCGACTTGAATCTGCAAAGTAGTGGAGGACTTGCCGCTGAAGTTGAGGCAACAAGTAGTGAGAAGTATACCGATCATATTTATACTGCAATGAGC TACTTCAGTCGTAGCGTCAAGACAATCAGTGAATCAGTTGGTGCAGGATCGGGAAGTTCTACGAAGGCTAATCAGCCACAAGGAGTAATCACTGTTCTCAATCTGGCAGTCTCCGGAGAAGATGAATCAGATGGCGTTATGTGTCACTATGTAGCACATGTCGATCCTATTTCATATATTGCATTTTCACCTGATCAACGATTGGTTCTTTCTGCCGACGCGAATGCTAACGTTTTCAATATATTCCTTCTGATGCCACATGCTACATCATCTTCATTGGCCGCAGTTCAACATTTGTACAAGCTGAATCGCGGTAGCACCCCTGCAAAAGTTGTATCCACAGCATTTTCCGAAGATTGCCGTTGGTTGGCAATTACTACGAATCACGCAACAACTCACGTTTTCGCAGTTTGTCCGTTTGGAGGAAAACCTAATCAAAGAACACATGGAGATACTTTTGTGAACAAAGAATCAAGATTTCATAGGTCTGCTGGATTAACCGATGCAGCAGATGTTACTGCATCAATCGGACCCAGCAAACACAGAGCAATGGCTGATTCTTGCTCCTATACAAAAGAACATCCAATCGCCGTAAACTCTCCAACCCTGGCCAAGACCAATGGGAACTCCAGAGTCGGACCATTCCCACCACCACTACTTCTTGTCGCTACTGAGAAAATCAAGGACTCTCGATACACGAAAGAAGATTTAAGTGCATGGGCTGCTGACATGACAAGTTTCTCCTATCCAGCTGCTCAAGCTTCGTCTTCACCTGCAGTAGCTGCAAGGCGACGCTTGGAAGTTTCTAGAATGTCAGTGATGTTCAGGATGAAGAGTTATAACTCGACAACTAGCACAAAAACGGCGAAAACTACCAAAATGCTGATGTCAATGTCTCTAGTCATTGCAAAAGTTGATCCAGCTCAAGGAGTCATTGTTACACAACATGATATCAAATCTCTCCGAAAAGAGGGTGAAACTAACATGGAAGCTTCTCCTCAAATAAGTGTTGCTCCTGTCGGTGGTTGGATTCTTCAGAGGACCAAGAACAATGCAGATATGCATGCCCCAATGCCTTCTGCTTCTCCACTAATGGCTTTTGCTACAGTAGAGACTGTACCAGCAAAGAGGATTGGCGACGAGGATGTTTGGACACCTCACGTGGAAACACGAACGTATCTACCACCACACCGTTGGATTTGGCAAGGACCACAGTTCGAGTTGTTTGAATATCGAGAAGATGATCAACCGAGTCTGATGTCTCCTGGTAATAAAGGATCCAATGCTTCATTCAAGTCGATTCCAGTCCTTGTTGGATCTGAGGCAGTGAATATAA CCATGAAAACTATTCCCGCTGATGCAACAAGAATTGAATGCGGTAGTTACACATCTGCCAACTCGTACAGCATCGATCAAGGATCTGATCAACCAGTAATTGGTGGATATAGTAGTGCCACAAATGGAGAT TACATTGCCTCAATTGCTGATGCTATGCGTGATATTTCAAGTGATGACGACAGCACGAAAAAGAAGTctccaaaaaatgatgatCTTATTGAAGAATTTTTCGACACCGAATCGTCAACTCCATTTGCTCGAAACGGTTCTGGATCATCGTCTTCCACTGGAGCCACTGGCGgcaaatctttgaaaaagaagaagacacCACCAGCGTCTGCCCCTCTACCAACATCTTCCACAAAATCATCTCAAAAGgacaaaaaagttcagaatgGACGAGAACGATCGAAGGATTCTGAcgattttggaacttttgacATGGATGATATTTGA